The following coding sequences lie in one Alicyclobacillus curvatus genomic window:
- the rpoB gene encoding DNA-directed RNA polymerase subunit beta, with translation MQGHMVKYGWRERRSYSRIREVLDLPNLIEIQQRSYEWFLREGLREMFDDISPISDFTGNLVLEFVDYSLGEAKYDVEESKERDVTYSAPLRVKVRLLNKETGEVKEQEVFMGDFPLMTDTGTFIINGAERVIVSQLVRSPSVYFNSKIDKNGKKTFAATVIPNRGAWLEFETDAKDVVYVRIDRTRKLPITVLLRALGLGTDAEIINLLGEDEYLRNTLDKDTTDSTERALVEIYERLRPGEPPTVENARVLLASRFFDPKRYDLANVGRYKINKKLHIKNRLLNQRLAETLVDVDTGEIIAEAGQEIDRRLLDKIIPALEGNVGRFSVRATSDLTETDEIPLQIVKIFSPIEDGKILHVIGNATIDRSVKHIMPADILSAVSYFFGLLHGVGSTDDIDHLGNRRLRSVGELLQNQFRIGLSRMERVVRERMSIQDPSGITPQALINIRPVIASIKEFFGSSQLSQFMDQTNPLAELTHKRRLSALGPGGLTRERAGFEVRDVHYSHYGRMCPIETPEGPNIGLINSLSSYARINEYGFIETPYRRVNPDTGEVTEHIDYLTADEEENYIVAQANAKLTEDSRLANEEVVARYRGDTLLVPRERIDYMDVSPKQVVSVATAMIPFLENDDANRALMGSNMQRQAVPLLVPKAPVVGTGMEHQSAKDSGVCIVAKRPGVVERVTAREIWVRTYHEVDGNRVKGDLDKYKLLKFMRSNQNTCINQRPVVREGQEVVAGDILCDGPATEMGELALGRNVLVAFMTWEGYNYEDAILLSEKIVKEDVYTSLHIEEYELEARDTKLGPEEITRDIPNVGEDALRNLDERGIIRIGAEIRTGDILVGKVTPKGVTELTAEERLLHAIFGEKAREVRDTSLRVPHGGAGIVVDVKVFTRENGDELPAGVNQLVRVYIAQKRKISEGDKMAGRHGNKGVVARILPEEDMPFMEDGTPVEIVLNPLGVPSRMNIGQVLETHLGMAARALGIHVATPVFDGAHAEDVFSTLDEAGYDPDGKHVLYDGRSGEQFDNRVTVGYVYMLKLHHLVDDKIHARSTGPYSLVTQQPLGGKAQFGGQRFGEMEVWALEAYGAAYTLQEILTVKSDDVVGRVKTYEAIVKGENVPEPGVPESFKVLIKELQSLGMDVKILSEDEQEIVMRESDEDDDTGEKLNLNLESREIGD, from the coding sequence CAAGGAAACAGGAGAGGTTAAGGAGCAGGAAGTGTTCATGGGTGATTTTCCGCTCATGACGGACACCGGAACCTTTATTATCAATGGTGCTGAACGCGTCATTGTCAGCCAGTTGGTGCGCTCTCCAAGTGTGTATTTCAATAGCAAGATTGACAAAAACGGTAAAAAAACCTTCGCTGCAACTGTCATTCCGAATCGCGGCGCGTGGCTGGAATTCGAGACGGATGCGAAGGACGTCGTTTACGTCAGGATTGACCGTACGCGAAAACTCCCCATTACCGTGTTGCTCCGTGCACTCGGCCTTGGTACCGATGCAGAGATTATTAATCTGCTTGGGGAAGATGAGTACCTGCGCAACACCCTTGACAAGGATACCACCGATTCAACAGAACGCGCGCTTGTAGAAATCTATGAACGGTTGCGTCCTGGCGAGCCGCCGACAGTAGAAAACGCACGGGTGTTACTTGCATCCCGATTCTTCGATCCCAAGCGATACGACTTAGCCAATGTCGGACGCTACAAGATTAACAAGAAACTGCATATCAAGAATCGACTTTTGAATCAGCGGTTAGCTGAAACTCTGGTCGACGTTGATACTGGGGAAATCATTGCGGAGGCAGGTCAAGAGATTGACCGTCGCTTACTGGACAAAATTATCCCGGCACTTGAGGGTAACGTTGGTCGGTTTTCTGTTCGTGCAACGTCGGATTTGACGGAGACGGACGAAATTCCGCTTCAGATCGTGAAAATCTTCAGTCCGATTGAGGATGGCAAGATTCTGCATGTGATTGGCAATGCTACGATTGACCGTTCGGTCAAGCATATTATGCCAGCTGACATTCTGTCCGCTGTGAGCTATTTCTTCGGTTTATTGCACGGTGTGGGTTCGACGGATGACATTGATCACCTCGGCAATCGCCGGTTGCGTTCCGTGGGTGAACTCCTGCAGAACCAGTTCCGCATTGGTCTGTCCCGTATGGAACGCGTGGTGCGTGAACGCATGTCCATTCAAGACCCAAGCGGCATCACACCACAGGCACTTATCAACATCCGCCCTGTGATAGCTTCGATTAAGGAGTTTTTTGGTTCTAGTCAGTTGTCCCAATTTATGGACCAAACAAATCCGCTTGCGGAGTTAACGCATAAGCGCCGTCTCTCGGCTCTTGGACCAGGAGGGCTGACTCGCGAACGTGCAGGCTTCGAGGTTCGCGACGTTCACTATTCCCACTATGGTCGGATGTGTCCGATTGAAACCCCTGAAGGTCCAAACATTGGACTTATCAACTCGCTGTCCTCGTACGCGAGAATTAACGAATACGGGTTTATTGAGACACCGTATCGGCGTGTTAACCCGGATACTGGTGAGGTTACTGAACATATCGACTACCTCACTGCGGACGAAGAGGAAAACTATATCGTCGCCCAGGCAAATGCTAAATTAACGGAAGACAGCCGCCTCGCGAACGAAGAGGTTGTGGCGCGCTATCGCGGCGATACGTTATTGGTTCCGCGCGAGCGTATCGACTACATGGACGTCTCGCCGAAACAAGTCGTCTCTGTCGCAACGGCCATGATTCCATTCTTGGAAAACGATGACGCCAACCGTGCGTTGATGGGTTCGAACATGCAACGCCAAGCAGTTCCGCTGTTGGTGCCGAAAGCTCCGGTCGTTGGCACTGGGATGGAGCACCAGTCTGCGAAGGATTCTGGTGTGTGTATCGTCGCAAAACGCCCCGGTGTTGTGGAACGTGTGACGGCTCGGGAGATTTGGGTTCGTACCTATCACGAGGTCGATGGCAATCGCGTAAAAGGTGACCTCGACAAATATAAGCTCTTGAAGTTTATGCGTTCCAACCAGAACACATGTATCAACCAGCGTCCTGTCGTACGTGAAGGCCAGGAGGTTGTCGCGGGAGACATCTTGTGTGACGGCCCGGCAACGGAGATGGGCGAACTAGCGCTTGGGCGCAACGTTCTCGTCGCCTTCATGACCTGGGAAGGGTACAACTACGAAGATGCCATTCTGCTCTCTGAGAAGATTGTCAAAGAGGACGTCTACACCTCTTTGCACATTGAAGAGTATGAGTTGGAGGCGCGGGATACGAAACTTGGACCCGAAGAAATCACGCGGGATATCCCCAATGTCGGGGAAGACGCGCTGCGTAACCTCGACGAGCGCGGCATCATCCGGATTGGCGCCGAAATTCGAACCGGTGATATCTTGGTTGGTAAGGTCACTCCGAAGGGTGTCACCGAGTTGACCGCTGAGGAGCGCTTGCTGCACGCAATCTTTGGTGAGAAGGCGCGAGAGGTTCGCGATACGTCCCTTCGAGTTCCTCATGGTGGCGCTGGTATCGTTGTCGACGTGAAGGTGTTTACGCGGGAAAATGGCGACGAACTGCCTGCTGGTGTGAATCAGTTGGTTCGAGTCTACATTGCCCAGAAACGCAAGATATCCGAAGGTGACAAGATGGCTGGTCGCCACGGTAACAAAGGTGTTGTGGCTCGCATCCTACCAGAAGAAGACATGCCGTTCATGGAAGATGGCACGCCTGTTGAGATTGTGCTCAATCCACTCGGTGTTCCATCCCGTATGAACATTGGACAGGTGCTGGAAACACACTTGGGTATGGCTGCAAGAGCACTTGGCATTCACGTCGCAACCCCAGTATTTGACGGTGCTCACGCCGAAGACGTCTTTTCAACGCTTGACGAAGCAGGCTATGACCCGGATGGCAAGCATGTACTTTACGATGGGCGTAGTGGGGAGCAGTTTGATAACCGCGTCACCGTTGGTTACGTCTATATGTTGAAATTGCACCATTTGGTCGATGACAAGATTCACGCACGTTCGACCGGACCGTACTCCCTCGTCACACAGCAGCCACTTGGTGGTAAGGCGCAGTTTGGCGGGCAAAGGTTTGGAGAGATGGAAGTGTGGGCACTCGAAGCTTATGGTGCCGCCTATACCCTGCAAGAAATTTTGACGGTCAAGTCGGACGATGTTGTTGGGCGTGTCAAAACGTACGAAGCGATTGTTAAAGGCGAGAATGTACCGGAACCAGGCGTGCCTGAATCGTTTAAGGTTCTTATCAAGGAGCTGCAAAGCCTTGGCATGGACGTCAAAATCCTGAGCGAAGATGAGCAGGAGATTGTCATGCGGGAGAGCGACGAAGACGACGATACCGGGGAGAAATTGAACCTAAACCTTGAGAGCCGGGAAATCGGGGACTGA